A window of the Mesorhizobium opportunistum WSM2075 genome harbors these coding sequences:
- a CDS encoding MarR family winged helix-turn-helix transcriptional regulator, producing the protein MSIKNTGSGNPDRSSALCQIHGDQDLADLARSSGLSEAAAEAVATIDAVMTKVRRSIQRRDFGRLILARIDPSLEVSHLDAIIALSAVVNGTSQDEVTVGIIAERLGIDPSRASRISADLVERGYAFRVASQFDARRICLKLTARSERLVTAVRQTKWRIFAGSLAQWDEQDLVTFALLFERFADWAMDEAGMSKAADAVKQMIDETEPVKSPGEK; encoded by the coding sequence ATGAGCATCAAAAATACCGGATCAGGCAATCCGGACCGATCTTCCGCCCTGTGTCAAATACATGGCGATCAGGACCTCGCGGATCTGGCGCGCAGCAGTGGCCTCTCCGAAGCAGCAGCCGAGGCCGTCGCCACCATCGATGCAGTGATGACCAAGGTGCGCCGCTCGATCCAGCGCCGGGACTTCGGTCGTTTGATCCTGGCCCGCATCGATCCTTCGCTGGAAGTGAGCCATCTCGATGCAATTATCGCGCTCAGCGCGGTCGTCAACGGCACCTCGCAGGACGAAGTGACGGTCGGCATCATCGCCGAGCGCCTGGGGATCGACCCCTCACGCGCCAGCCGCATCTCCGCCGATCTCGTCGAGCGCGGCTACGCCTTCCGTGTCGCATCGCAATTCGACGCCCGGCGCATTTGCCTCAAACTCACCGCCAGGAGCGAACGTCTCGTGACGGCGGTGCGTCAGACCAAATGGCGGATTTTCGCTGGCTCACTGGCGCAATGGGATGAGCAGGACCTGGTGACGTTCGCTCTCCTGTTCGAACGCTTCGCGGATTGGGCCATGGACGAAGCTGGAATGAGCAAGGCGGCCGATGCCGTCAAGCAGATGATAGACGAGACGGAACCAGTGAAGTCGCCGGGAGAGAAATAG